Proteins co-encoded in one Astatotilapia calliptera chromosome 18, fAstCal1.2, whole genome shotgun sequence genomic window:
- the LOC113010221 gene encoding piggyBac transposable element-derived protein 4-like produces MKCEEEESLNDPQVHNQERNFGLSEDGPEPQIKEEQEEVCTGQEIAKVIVKQESEEIFVWTGKERFRVLDNIWKREEDLHCTGPDTHDIIKLEENGPLKHEDSDSVTVPDEDGFSVHSSGLDSADSDDETDLSEEMYPYYDTDDDYEEEEEEEEEETEAATTLDGGRRRLRSQRSWPSANKAKRSRSEPLSGDAAAWKSEKDPDNLPHPLPHFLPTRTPGIQLPLSEYLTNPSPSKLFKMYFNWAAVKTLCANTNKNAAKNIAAGKKFKWAELTEAELYRYIGLTLYMWILKLPNIRNFWRVSSIFYAPYPSKVMSRTRFLLITWNIHMSDPAEDELNDRKKGTDDYDCLHRIRPLYDSLRLACKAVYHPQKNLSVDERMVPTKAKTALKKNIKQKKRWIKFFVLSDNTGYIFDFKVYTRKSTLATGRGLSFDAVVSLVNKNCLGSGYHIYCDKFYTSPALFRHLHDLGFGACGTFRDTRIGTPKTKDNSLTKESPRGTVRWIREGALIFIKWMDTREVSVCSTMHTAFSGDTLKRMCKVGGKRRVVEVPVPSAVKDYNSFMVGADLSDQLIGYYSSWRKSRAWYVRVLYHFIDIAVTNSYLISKELCGRLEEQPVKHQAFLEQLITELCEVPLQLVPERYQHIPVAIVEGASGHNKASKGRRKCKLCRKCTPFMCEACRVALCVIVDRNCHKLYHNSLKGTEN; encoded by the exons ATGaagtgtgaggaagaggagagtcTGAATGACCCGCAGGTCCATAACCAGGAGAGGAACTTTGGTCTGAGCGAGGATGGTCCAGAaccacagattaaagaggaacaggaggaagtCTGCACCGGTCAGGAAATAGCGAAGGTTATAGTGAAGCAGGAGTCTGAAGAAATCTTCGTCTGGACCGGGAAAGAGCGGTTCAGAGTCCTGGATAACATTTGGAAACGTGAGGAAGACTTGCACTGCACAG GTCCGGACACACACGATATTATCAAACTAGAAGAAAATGGACCCCTCAAACACGAAGATTCTGACTCTGTAACAGTGCCGGACGAAGATGGGTTTTCTGTCCACTCCTCTGGGCTGGACTCTGCTGATAGTGATGATGAAACTGACTTGAGTGAAGAAATGTATCCATACTATGACAC tgatgatgattatgaggaggaggaagaagaagaagaagaagaaaccgaAGCCGCCACTACTCTGGATGGAGGCAGAAGAAGATTAAGGAGTCAGAGGAGTTGGCCTTCAGCAAACAAAGCCAAGCGCTCTAGGTCAGAGCCACTCTCTGGTGATGCAGCTGCCTGGAAAAGTGAAAAGGACCCCGACAACTTGCCACACCCCCTGCCACATTTCCTGCCCACGAGAACGCCAGGTATCCAACTACCTCTTTCAGAGTATCTGACCAATCCATCTCCATCTAAGCTCTTCAAGATGTATTTTAACTGGGCCGCTGTCAAAACACtgtgtgcaaacacaaacaaaaatgcagcaaaaaatATTGCTGCAGGTAAAAAGTTCAAATGGGCTGAGCTCACAGAGGCTGAACTCTATCGCTACATTGGCCTGACACTGTACATGTGGATTCTGAAGCTGCCAAATATCAGGAATTTTTGGCGTGTCAGTTCCATCTTTTATGCGCCGTATCCTAGCAAGGTAATGTCGAGAACCCGGTTCCTCCTCATCACCTGGAACATTCATATGAGTGACCCTGCTGAAGATGAACTCAACGACCGCAAAAAAGGCACCGATGATTATGACTGCCTGCACAGAATACGCCCCCTGTATGACAGTTTGCGGTTAGCTTGCAAAGCGGTGTACCATCCCCAGAAAAACCTCTCTGTGGATGAGCGCATGGTACCGACCAAAGCCAAAACTGCcctaaagaaaaacataaagcaaaaaaagaggtGGATAAAATTTTTTGTGTTGTCTGACAACACGGGGTACATTTTTGACTTCAAGGTTTATACAAGGAAGTCCACTCTGGCAACCGGGAGGGGCCTGTCATTTGATGCAGTGGTGTCTCTCGTCAACAAAAACTGCCTGGGATCTGGATATCACATTTACTGTGATAAGTTTTATACCAGCCCAGCACTGTTCCGCCACCTTCACGACCTGGGGTTCGGAGCATGCGGCACATTTCGGGACACGAGAATCGGCACCCCAAAAACCAAAGATAATTCCTTGACCAAAGAATCTCCAAGAGGGACAGTCAGGTGGATCAGAGAGGGAGCCCTCATTTTCATCAAGTGGATGGACACAAGGGAGGTGAGTGTGTGCTCCACCATGCACACTGCCTTCTCAGGGGACACTCTGAAAAGGATGTGTAAGGTTGGTGGAAAACGCAGAGTAGTCGAGGTGCCGGTGCCATCGGCTGTGAAAGACTACAACAGCTTTATGGTGGGAGCTGACCTGTCAGACCAGCTGATTGGCTACTATTCCTCATGGAGAAAGAGCAGGGCGTGGTATGTGAGGGTGCTATATCATTTCATTGACATTGCTGTAACAAACAGCTACTTAATCAGCAAGGAGCTGTGTGGCAGACTGGAGGAGCAGCCTGTGAAGCACCAGGCCTTCCTGGAACAGCTGATAACTGAGCTCTGTGAGGTTCCCCTACAATTGGTCCCAGAGAGGTATCAGCACATCCCTGTTGCCATTGTTGAAGGGGCATCTGGCCATAATAAAGCCTCAAAGGGGCGAAGGAAGTGCAAACTGTGTCGGAAGTGCACTCCGTTCATGTGTGAGGCATGTAGAGTGGCTCTGTGTGTTATCGTTGACAGGAACTGTCACAAGCTGTATCACAACTCCTTAAAGGGTACTGAAAATTAA
- the LOC113010282 gene encoding zinc finger protein 771-like, with protein sequence MKCEEEEGLDDQQVCNQERNSSLNKQSPELPQIKEEQEEVSTTQDVDSLVVKQEAEGIIVWTGEERLRLLDTIWKCEKHDKDFLQQHVCKQEEDLDDQQVFNQGGNLSLDQEDPELPQIKEEPEELCTSQVLVLKVETDTFMVTSTYEEPEPNSDQLLSYNSPEPESRDEDESEHVDSGSKRNAKPEKRGHHRNSNTADGCPVSESQCETDTSKKSLKCDTCGKTFEYKYKLTKHQRVHTGEKPHSCSTCGKIFSYMSALKTHMRSHTGEKPYSCSICGKIFSYLSALKTHMRSHTGEKPHCCSTCGKRFSDLMNLKSHIRVHTGEKPYSCSTCGKRYSDRTNLKTHMRIHTGEKPYSCNLCGKRYSDRTNLKTHMRTHTGEKPYFCSTCAKRFTYRIQLRRHMKIHVC encoded by the exons atgaagtgtgaggaagaggagggtctGGATGACCAGCAGGTCTGTAACCAGGAGAGAAATTCCAGTCTGAACAAGCAGAGCCCAGAGCTcccacagattaaagaggaacaggaggaagtCTCCACCACTCAGGATGTAGACTCGCTTGTAGTGAAGCAGGAGGCTGAAGGAATCATCGTCTGGACTGGGGAAGAGCGGCTCAGACTACTGGATACAATCTGGAAAtgtgaaaaacatgacaaag ACTTCCTGCAACAACATGTCTGTAAGCAAGAGGAGGATCTGGATGACCAGCAAGTTTTTAACCAGGGGGGCAACTTGAGTCTTGACCAGGAGGACccagagcttccacagattaaagaggaaccAGAGGAACTCTGCACTAGTCAGGTGCTTGTGCTGAAGGTCGAGACTGATACCTTTATGGTGACTTCTACTTATGAGGAACCTGAACCAAACAGTGACCAGCTTCTTTCTTACAACTCTCCTGAACCAGAAAGTCGAGATGAGGATGAAAGTGAGCATGTAGACTCAGGatcaaaaagaaatgcaaagccTGAGAAGAGAGGACATCACAGAAACAGTAACACAGCAGACGGCTGTCCTGTGTCAGAGAGTCAGTGTGAAACTGACACAAgtaaaaagtctttaaaatgtgACACTTGTGGAAAAACCTTTGAATATAAATACAAACTGACAAAACACCAGAGAgtccacacaggtgagaagccacaTTCTTGTAGCACTTGTGGAAAAATTTTTAGTTACATGTCTGCGTTAAAAACTCACATGAGaagtcacacaggtgagaagccataTTCTTGTAGCATATgtggaaaaatatttagttaCCTGTCTGCATTAAAAACTCACATGAGaagtcacacaggtgagaaaccacATTGTTGTAGCACATGCGGGAAAAGGTTCAGTGATCTGATGAACTTGAAATCTCATATAAGAGTCCATACTGGTGAGAAGCCATATTCCTGTAGCACCTGTGGAAAAAGATACAGTGATAGGACGAACTTGAAAACTCACATgagaattcacacaggtgagaagccataTTCCTGTAACCTCTGTGGTAAAAGATACAGTGATAGGACAAACTTGAAAACTCACATGAGAACGCACACAGGTGAAAAGCCATATTTCTGTAGCACCTGTGCAAAAAGATTCACTTATAGGATACAGTTGAGAAGACACATGAAAATCCATGTTTGTTAA